One part of the Eulemur rufifrons isolate Redbay chromosome 16, OSU_ERuf_1, whole genome shotgun sequence genome encodes these proteins:
- the BHLHE41 gene encoding class E basic helix-loop-helix protein 41, translating to MDEGIPHLQERQLLEHRDFIGLDYSSLYMCKPKRSMKRDDSKDTYKLPHRLIEKKRRDRINECIAQLKDLLPEHLKLTTLGHLEKAVVLELTLKHLKALTALTEQQHQKIIALQNGERSLKSPIQSDLDAFHSGFQTCAKEVLQYLSRFESWTPREPRCVQLINHLHAVATQFLPTPQLLTQQVPLSKGTGAPSAAVPAGSAATPCLERAGQKLEPLAHCVPVIQRTQPSTELAAENDTDTDSGYGGEAEARPDREKSKGAGASRVTIKQEPPGEDSPAPKRMKLDSRGGGPGGGAAAAAAALLGPDPAAAAALLRPDAALLSSLVAFGGGGGAPFAQPAAAAAPFCLPFYFLSPSAAAAYVQPFLDKSGLEKYLYPAAAAAPFPLLYPGIPAPAAAAAAAAAAAAAAAFPCLSSVLSPPPEKAGAAAATLLPHEVAPPGALHPPHPHGRTHLPFAGPREPGNPESSAQEDPSQPGKEAP from the exons ATGGACGAAGGAATTCCTCATTTGCAAGAGAGACAGTTACTGGAACATAGAGATTTTATAGG ACTGGACTATTCCTCTTTGTATATGTGTAAACCCAAAAGGAGCATGAAGCGAGACGACAGCAAG GATACCTACAAATTACCGCACagattaatagaaaagaaaagaagagaccgAATTAATGAATGCATTGCTCAGCTGAAAGATTTACTGCCTGAACATCTGAAATTGACA ACTCTGGGGCATCTGGAGAAAGCTGTTGTCTTGGAATTAACTTTGAAACACTTAAAAGCTTTAACCGCCTTAACCGAGCAGCAGCATCAGAAGATAATTGCTTTACAGAATG GGGAGCGATCTCTGAAATCGCCCATTCAGTCCGACTTGGATGCGTTCCACTCGGGATTTCAAACATGCGCCAAAGAAGTCTTGCAATACCTCTCCCGGTTTGAGAGCTGGACACCCAGGGAGCCGCGGTGTGTCCAGCTGATCAACCACTTGCACGCCGTGGCCACCCAGTTCTTGCCCACCCCGCAGCTGTTGACTCAACAGGTCCCTCTGAGCAAAGGCACCGGCGCTCCCTCGGCCGCCGTCCCCGCCGGGTCGGCAGCCACCCCCTGCCTGGAGCGCGCAGGGCAGAAGCTGGAGCCCCTCGCCCACTGCGTGCCAGTCATCCAGCGGACTCAGCCCAGCACCGAGCTCGCCGCCGAGAACGACACGGACACCGACAGCGGCTACGGCGGCGAGGCCGAGGCCCGGCCGGACCGCGAGAAGAGCAAAGGCGCGGGGGCAAGCCGCGTCACCATCAAGCAGGAGCCACCCGGGGAGGACTCGCCGGCGCCCAAGAGGATGAAGCTGGATTCCCGCGGCGGCGGCCCGGGGGGCGgcgcggcagcggcggcggccgcgctCCTGGGGCCAgacccggccgccgccgccgcgctgCTGAGACCCGACGCCGCCCTGCTCAGCTCGCTGGTCGCGTTCGGCGGAGGCGGGGGCGCGCCCTTTGCGCAGCCCGCAGCCGCCGCGGCCCCCTTCTGCCTGCCCTTCTACTTCCTCTCGCCTTCGGCAGCCGCCGCCTACGTGCAGCCCTTCCTGGACAAGAGCGGCCTGGAGAAGTATCTATACCCGGCGGCGGCCGCCGCCCCGTTCCCGCTGCTGTACCCCGGCATCCCCGCCCCggccgctgccgctgctgctgccgccgctgctgccgccgccgccgccttccCCTGCTTGTCCTCGGTGTTGTCGCCCCCTCCCGAGAAAGCGGGAGCCGCTGCCGCGACCCTCCTGCCGCACGAGGTGGCGCCCCCTGGGGCGCTGCACCCCCCGCACCCGCACGGCCGCACCCACCTGCCCTTCGCCGGCCCCCGCGAGCCGGGGAACCCGGAGAGCTCTGCTCAGGAAGATCCCTCGCAGCCAGGAAAGGAAGCCCCCTGA